In Chanos chanos chromosome 14, fChaCha1.1, whole genome shotgun sequence, the sequence CTATATGATGGCAGTTACAGAGGCCCGCTATTCTGGGCCGGGccatctgaggaaaaaaaattgagttcAGTTCATCAGGCAAACTATAGAGACATATTTCCGGAAGCCTCGCACTCTTACTCAGACGTAACTCCGCCCAGTTCGTGACCCCAGCACATCACCGACGATACACAATTGacttgtcatttttatttctgcattTCATATCCTGCTAGTCCTCAGCCTTATGATAATTGTGGTTATgtagttgtgtagtgtgtgtgtgtgtgtgtgttgtgacctAGTGCCTCACACACTATGCTGTGTACAATTAGCTTTGGGTCTTCATTGTCTAAATCAATCCTGCTGTGTTGTTATAATTATGAGTAACTGTGTTATAATTATAGGTAACAGTTTTATAATTACAGGTAACTCCGTGGTGGTATAATTTTGGGTAAATCTATGTTGTTATAATAATAGAGTTattctgtgttgtttaaaaGTTATACATCTGAGTTTCTCTTTCATGGCTGTTTTGAAAGGTCTGACTGATGACTTGCTTCTCTGTGCTATTGTTATTATCTCAGTGCTAGTCCCCTAGactagcgccccccccccccccccccccccccaccccgcccacccttgttctccctctctctccctctctctctctctctctctccctctctctccctctctctctctctctctctccctctctctctctctctccctctctctctctccctctctctctctctctctctccctctctctctctctctctcgctctccctctctctctccctctctctctctctctccctctctctccccccctctctctctctctccctcccactctctctctcaacatgtgtatgtgtttgagacaAACAATGTACGTTTATATGTGTGAGAACATATGTACGTCAGTTTGTGAGTGCGTTTTAtacagagtgtatgtgtgtgtgtgtgtgagggtgtgtggtCCAAATCTTGTTACTGGAAAAAAACCTACACTATCAAACCTTGTAAACTTTCCTATATGTGGTGGCAGACTGCTCAGTGGTTCTGTACTGCTCAGTGGTTCTATACCTGCTCAGTGGTTCTATACCTGCTCAGTGGTTCTATACCTGCTCAGTGGTTCTGTACTGCTCAGTGGTTCTATACCTGCTCAGTGGTTCTATACTGCTCAGTGGTTCTGTACCTGCTCAGTGGTTTTATACCTGCTCAGTGGTTCTGTACTGCTCAGTGGTTCTATACCTGCTCAGTGGTTCTGTACTGCTCGGTGGTTCTGTACTGCTCAGTGGTTCTATACCTGCTCAGTGGTTCTATACCTGCTCAGTGGTTTTATACCTGCTCAGTGGTTCTGTACCTGCTCAGTGGTTCTGTACTGCTCAGTGGTTCTATACCTGCTCAGTGGTTCTATACCTGCTCAGTGGTTCTGTACTGCTCAGTGGTTCTATACCTGCTCAGTGGTTCTATACCTGCTTAGTGTTTCTGTACTGCTCAGTGGTTCTGTACTGCTCAGTGGTTCTATACCTGCTCAGTGGTTCTATACCTGCTTAGTGGTTCTGTACTGCTCAGTGGTTCTATACCTGCTCAGTGGTTCTGTACTGCTCAGTGGTTCTATACCTGCTCAGTGGTTCTGTACCTGCTCAGTGGTTCTATACCTGCTCAGTGGTTCTATACctactttaaataaaaacagaagacatgagaaagacagacaatgaTTTTATGTGTGATCTTGTAGCTTTTGTCTGAGAGTGGTGCAATTACTGAATAAATTACAGATATTAAACATTACATGTGGCTTTATTTCCAAAATAACAGAAAGTAACTAACAAATACTGGACATAAAAATACTTTGTTAATAAAtaactcaaaataaataaacatttctgtgCAAGATTTCTGTTTAGTGCCAGCCATCAGTGCAGTGTGACTGCGTGAGTGCTCTACTGAATCCAGACTCACTCCTCTCCTGTCTGACtgcctgaaaaacagagagggagagagagagagcgagagagagagagagagagagagggagagtcataGTTATAGTTTATAAACGCTTACACAGAGACATTACAGCTCAGAGCCAAAGCGAGTGTCCTGTCTAAACACACTCTGTAACACTACATCATTATTATAGCGTATTTCAGCACTGTCTTAACCACCGAATCAACATGGCATCATTTCATTAAACTTCCTACTGAGTCCTCCCAGCAGATACCTGAGCAGGTAAACTGTTTATGGCTCTCACTCCTTTCCCATGGCCCTTTTCATCTCAACAGCCGACCCTAACGACACGCCCCATGTTTACACTGATCAGAGTTCTCtacgtgtctgtgtctgtctctgagcctctctgtctgtcctgctctctctctctctgtttccattgGAACATTAAAGGCTCTGAGGTTGAGAACCACTGAGGAAACATGCTCCTCAGCATGAGTTTTGTTCTTTCATCATTCTGCTTCACAGTTCCCAGCCAAACCCACAGTAACTATCCTTTCTGCAAAAGGAGGTTTGTCGGGGGTGGGGCACCTgctgtgattgacaggtgggAAGAATGGAGTGCAGTCTGCCAAACCCacgctctgtgtttgtgtacacagaGACTTCCTGTCGGATATGgactttttttaatgtaggtGTTAAATGAATGCTGTAACGTGAACTCTGATTGACAGTATCCTCTATATTCAAGTCCAGGGAGAAACATTTGAGCAATGTGGCCCAGGCCTTGAGCAAATATGAGAAAAACCTTTAGCGTCTCAGTGTGAGAAGAGTTCTCACAGACTCAGTATGAATGAGGTGGCAGTTTACATTTCTCAGATATTTCTCTGTTCCtttgaaacatttataataaaagGGACAACtaagcattgtgtgtgtgtgtgtgtgtgtgtgtaacttacAGTAGTTCTTTCACACCATGACATTGTTGGTGGGTTTTTGGAGTTTCTCATTCTGATCACTGGGACTTAAGTAAGCTGCTTGGAAGCTGCGGTGTGTTTTATACCTGAAAGATCAacgtgcagaaaaaaagaaatcgtcACAGTTATTAAAAATAACGAACAATCTGCACAATGCtgtagagtggtgtgtgtgtgtgtgtgtgactgtgtgtgtgtgtgtgtgtgactgtgtgtgtgtgtgtgcgtgtgtgtgtgtgtgtgcgtgtgtgtgtgtgactgtgtgtgtgtgtgtgtgtgtgtgtgtgtgcgtgtgtgtgtgtgactgtgtgtgtgtgtgtgtgtgtgtgcgtgcgtgtgtgtgtgtgtgtgtgtgactgtgtgtgtgtgtgtgtgtgtgtgtgtgactgtgtgtgactgtgtgtgtgtgtgtgtgactgtgtgtgtgtgtgtgtgcgtgtgtgtgtgtgtgtgcgtgcgcgcgcgcgtgtgtgtgtgtgtgtgtgtgtgtgtgtgtgtgactgtgtgtgtgtgtgtgcgtgtgtgcgtgcgtgtgtgtgtgtgtgtgtgtgtgtgtgtgtgtgtgtgtgtgactgtgtgtgtgtgtgtgtgtgtgtgtgtgtgactgtgtgtgtgtgtgtgtgtgtgtgtgtgtgtgactgtgtgtgtgtgtgtgtgtgcgtgtgtgtgtgtgtgactatgtgtgtgtgtgtgtgactgtgtgtgtgcgtgcgtgtgtgtgtgtgtgtgtgtgtgtgtgtgtgtgtgtgtgactgtgtgtgtgtgtgtgtgtgtgtgtgtgcgtgcgtgtgtgagacacactcactgaacacagatcATGAGGGCGATAGCACAGCAGCTGATCACAGATAAAACCACAGCGATGACGACCAGAACCATTTGGACCAGTTCAGCACTGCTTTGATCTGTTTCCTTCTGTCCTGTCTTCAGCAAGTGGAGCCCACACCGCTCTCCGTCATAACCCTTCATacagctgtcaatcaatcaatcagtcaatcagtcagtcagttagttgGTTCGCAATCATTATGATAGTGTTGCCAGTAAAACcactctgttctgttcctctatgcgcgcacacacacacacacacgtgcacacacacacgcacacacacacagagtgtctcACTCAGGTCCTGTATACTCACATACAGATGGGCTCCTTTAGGTTttccatatacacacagtgtcCATGGATGCAGTAGTCCTGGTGGGTGGAGCTGCAGGGGTCCTGTGTGGTGGtgctggggctgtgtgtgtggtgtctctgACTGGGGGTGTAGGCAGTGGTGCCGTTCGTCCTGTGCCTCTTGTTCCCTTTGTGCTTCCTCCcttttttcctgccttttcCGTGTTCTCCTCCTTTAAACTGATgctgaactgagagagagagagagagagagagaggaagagatgtgaGTACCTATCCCATAATGACAGCATCTCAGGAGACGAGACAAAACGTTTAGGCCTTTTTGTGAAGAAGTCAGACATTTAGAGATCAGCCGTCAGAGGAgcggaggagagagggagactgtgaAACCTTTGGGTAGAGTATTTTCAGCATGAACTCCTCCTGACagatcttcatcatcatcatcttcaaaCTCCACTTCATCTCCCACTGCACTCTGAAGCCCCTCCCCCGACGATGACATCCCTATCACATGACTCAGTGCTGTGGAGAAAGTCCCAACCGAGCCAATAGACTCAACATATCCACAGAAcactggaggagaaagagagagaatgtttcacacatgaataaacacacacaccagacgggaacaacacatgcatgtgcacacatacatacacatactcacacataatcatacatacacacacacgcacacgcacacgcacacatgaaaacaacacaccTTACAATACCTCATCCAagacactaaccctaaccctacacAATCAACCTGTGACCTTTACCTGTCCTGTACAGCACATGGCCAATGAACCTACAtacagtgtatacacacacacgcacacacacatacacacacactcacatacacacacacacacacatactctcacacagtGCTACTGAAAAGAGCCACaatcagacacattcacacactgctgtgttgacATACTGACATATTGCTGTGAAGCATGAATGCATCCTtgcatgaagtgtgtgtgtgggtgatgtaTGGCTCACAGACAGCTGGATAATTGTTTACcattgtagtgtgtgtgcgtgtgtgtgtgtgtgtgtgtgtgtgtgtgtgtgttgtgctctcAGATGGAGCTCAGATTTCAgggattgcgtgtgtgtgtgtgtgtgtgtgtgtgtgtgtgtgtgtgtgtgtgtggcgtcaTTTTGCCCACACCCATctgaatacacatacacaaagagaaagagagagagtgtaacacaggaactcaacacacactcacagagtacAGAACATGAATGTGATTGGTTGTCTTATGACCTAGATGGCAGAGCTACAGAAAGGTTCAGTCTTTTGTTGGTCAAATAAAAGACAGTAACGTGACGTTGGTCAGGCTGTAGAAAGGTGTGTCGGAGTACTCCTGTCCCTCTCTGAGCAGAtaaagcctgtgtgtgcatttaccATGTGTGCCTCTGTTTGCACCCTTTTCACCTGTCATTATGCTCCAGGATTAAAGACACAGTTTAAACTAATCTGGTGATTTGTAGCATGGGTTTGGCTAAGGACCCCCAGTCTCCTACCCAAGCACATGGAAAAGACAATTAATACTTAACGGTCAACATTCAATCAACATAACTCTAATTCCCACACAAGAGAATTTTACAGGTGAGAGTTAAGACTCCAGGTTTGGTGTCTGTCAAACCCAGTGTAAAAGAACACACCTTAGatactgtgataaaaaaaatctctgctctgctgtccttctctcttactccccctctctctctctctttttctttgtgtctctttctcttcgtGGATCAACAAGACGTGTTGCGACATGGCGTTTCTTGGACAACGGATCGCAAACGCTGTACTGGAATTTggtcacaaatacacaaaaaccaATCTACATGCTCTAGTATCTCCAGTATCTTaccaaacagcaaacaaaaagtCACTCACACTTACCTAAACACAGCAGGCAGAACAACAGGAGAGATCTCATGTCGCaaaagtgtgtgtctatgtgtctgtgtgtgtgtgtctgtctgtgtgtgtgtgtgcagcagagtgtgtctgtgcgacGCTCAACgactcctctgctctgtctcaccTGCACTGTACGGGTGGAGCTTTTATAGAcaaggtgtgtctgtgtgtgtgtgtgtctgtgtgtgtgtgtgtgtgtgtgtcagtatgtctgAAAGCTTTGGCTGAAGTGTAATGATTAAACTTTGAGTTCTCGTCAGTGTGATTTATTCTACGACATTGGTTCATCGGGTTACATCAGTCAGTTGGATCGTGAAGGTAGCCAACTTTCGGGACagaatatttcagattttttgaGTGTGATATGATTGGCATTTTTGTCTTGTCATGTCTAGCACAGTGAAAATGTAAACCACTCAAAACCATGAAACTTTATAGAAACAGCAAAGAGTAGAATGAAAAAGATTAGTGTCAAAATATTCCAAGTAGCTTGATTTTCAAACCCAAACACATAttcaaacccaaacacacatatcaatgtgtgtgcgtgtgtctgtgtgcgtgtctgtgtgtgcgagagagattTAAGTTTTTATGGCATTGTATAGCTCAAATGTCACCACAAGATAACCACAGATAACCGTAGATAACCATAGATAACCATAGATAACCATAGATAACCATAGTGAGGTGACATTAGAGAAAGTTCTGACTCTCACCTTTGCTGGTCCCGACCTAAGGGaacctttttttaatgaaagtgcCAAAATATTTGTTTGGTTCGAGTTGTGGTTTGTGTTATTGATCTTTAgttactgtaaaaataaatggaAGTCCCCACTGGGATAttaaaatgtgcatgtgtttgtgtgtgtttgagcatggTACTGTTTGTTCAGTAACAACAGATTTCATTGAATCCAATCTCCATTGCAATGTTTCTCATATATtctgagagagacggagagagagagagagagagagagagagagagagagagagagagagagagagagagagagagagagagagagagagagatggatggatgaatggatgtgGTGTAGATGGATGTTGTATGACTGCGCGTGCTCCTGCATTCCGTCTCTCCGTGTTATGACCTCATTATGACCTCATTAAAACACCTACACTCGCTGCAGCATATTCACAAACGTCGTTTTCATGTCTATGAGTCGCTTttacacacaaagagaggaaagaagggtCTTTAATGAGGCAGAACCCAGAACCCAGAACTCTGTTTACTCATACCGAAATGTCTGTAATAGCCTTATAGAGAGGTCAACGAGGGCTATGACCAGGTTTTTAAATGGCCCGGAACTGTCATTACGTGTTTGTGGCGGTCGAATAATTATGCTTAAAGGTGCGGGCCTCATGCTAAACATCTGTTCACCGTCGTGATGTGACGTAATCCCCATGTCAGTCGTTCTTTTCATATTCAACCGAGAATCCAAAATCGGAAAATGAAAAAACGATTCGTTATTTCGTTTTTCATTTATGAATCTGataccaaaaaacaaatagCGGTTTGTTTTTCGTACTGTCGATTTTATGCCCAGATTAAAAAGATCAAAAGAACGAATGATACACAGATTTGACATTGAAATCTCCAGACAAGAAGCGTTTCATTAATTCCTCTACGTTTCAAAATGCGAACACAGCTCCCTTCACGAATGGAAAAACTGTGAGGCAGAGGTGAGATGAATCTTTCCTTCGTCTGGATTTCATTTCTGATTATATGACCTGACAGATTATTCTATGAGTTTTATATCGAATTAATCTGTTATTCTGAGAATAGCACTTGCTTTACAccgtgtgtgtatgctcacgTTTTGAGAGGGAAAATACGTATGTGTTATACACACCTTCCATGATCGAAAACTGGATCAGAAATCTTTTCTTCCTTGACGGGAGCTCATGCAACCCAATTAATTCATTGAAATTAAATGTAATCATGATCTCTTCGGTGTTGGTCAGCAGAGGGCAGCTTTGAGTCCAAAAATAGTTATGTCCTTGCATGAGGTGTATTATCTTGGATACGTTATGCGCAAACGCCCGTTATTTTGTCGCTATTTTAATGCTAAAGCCTTTTCATACTATTGATCGGTTGTGGTAAATTACTTTACGATAACCCAAGGGTCTCGATTTACAAGACTGCAGAACTTCCATGCCAGGGGCTCGGCTCCTCACCTGCACATGCGCAGTACAACTTTTCCGCATTAGCTGTCCTCCACTTCCTCATAGGCAGCGCGTACGGACAGGAGTGCACCAGCCTATTAAAAACAagtatattgtttttatttacagtttatttttcattccgCAGCGTATTTACACTAATCATGTCAAAGCCTCCTCCTAAGCCAGCCAAACCAGGTAAGCTCTCTTT encodes:
- the areg gene encoding amphiregulin, whose product is MRSLLLFCLLCLVFCGYVESIGSVGTFSTALSHVIGMSSSGEGLQSAVGDEVEFEDDDDEDLSGGVHAENTLPKVQHQFKGGEHGKGRKKGRKHKGNKRHRTNGTTAYTPSQRHHTHSPSTTTQDPCSSTHQDYCIHGHCVYMENLKEPICICMKGYDGERCGLHLLKTGQKETDQSSAELVQMVLVVIAVVLSVISCCAIALMICVQYKTHRSFQAAYLSPSDQNEKLQKPTNNVMV